The genome window GTTGGAGCCCGTCGGCGGCGGCGACCCGATCGAGGCGCTGGCCGACCGGATCACCTCCCGGGCCGCCGACTCGGCCGAGCGCGAGGACGACATAGCGCTGCTCCTGCTGCGCTGGGACGGCCCCGAGGGCGGGCTCGCCGCCCAGCAGCTGCGCCGCCGGATCGGGCAGGCCGACCTGGCCCGGGTCGCCGAGCTGCGCGGCGAACTGCGCGACGCGCTGCGCCGCTGGGGCGTCGCGGAGCTGATCGACACGGCCGAGCTGCTCACCTCCGAGCTGGTCACCAACGCGATCCGGCACACCGACCGGGACGCGATGTTCACCGCCCGGCTGTACCGGGAGGACCGGCGCGAGCCCCGGCTGCGGATCGAGGTCGAGGACGAGTCCGACCTGTGGCCGAAGCGGCGCACGCCCGGCGAGCAGGCCTCCTCCGGGCGCGGGCTGATGCTGGTGGAGGCGCTGGCGGACGGCTGGGGCGTGGAGCCCCGGGGGACCGGGAAGCGGATGTGGTTCGAGCTGACGGCCGGTGAGGCGGCCTGACCTCCTAGGTCAGGCCGCCGGGGTCAGGCCGCCGCGGGAGGTCAACCGAACTGCTGCTCCAGGTCCTTGAGCTTCTGCTCCAGGGAGTCCAGGCGGGGCAGCGTCAGGGTGTCGTCGTCCGGCGTCAGGTCGATGGCCGCCCGGCGGGCGGGCAGCGCGGCCGCGCTCGCGGCCGGTTCAGCGACGGGTGGCGAGGGTGGCGGCGGTATCGCGGGCTCCGTCGAGCCCGGCTCCAACTGACGGGCCGCCCTGGCCCGCCCCCAGCCGCCGTGCTGACGGCTGATCGCGCGCAGCTCGGCCCGCTCGCGGCGGCTGACCAGGCGCTGGCGCTCGCGGCTGCGGGCGGCCTCGCGCTTGGTGTCGCGGACCTCCTCCACCGCCTCGTCCAGGCTGCGCACGTTCTCCAGCAGCATCAGCGACCAGGCGGCGAAGGTCTCGCGCGGGGCGCGCAGCCAGCGGACGATCCGGATCTGCGGCAGCGGGCGCGGCACCAGGCCCTGCTCGCGCAGCGCGGCCCGGCGGGTCTGCTTGAGCGCCCGGTCGAAGAGCACGGCCGCGGACAGCGACATGCCGGCGAAGAACTGCGGGGCGCCGTTGTGGCCGCCGCCGCGCGGGGCGTGCACCCAGTTGAACCACGCGGAGGCGCCGGCGAAGAGCCAGACCAGCATCCGGGAGCCGAGCGCCGCGTCACCGTGGCTGGCCTCGCGGACGGCGAGCACGGAGCAGAACATCGCCGCGCCGTCCAGGCCGAACGGCACCAGGTACTCCCAGCCGCCGTTCAGGCCGAGGTTCTGGACGCCGAAGCCGACCAGGCCGTGGAAGGAGAGCGCGGCCGCCACGCCGGCGCAGACGAACAGCAGGGCGTAGGAGGCGCCGCCGTAGAGCGACTCCTTGCGGCGCCGCCGCTCCTCGCTGCGCTCCCAGTTGTCCCCGGAGCGGGCTGCGACCGCCCCCTTGTTGCGCAGGTAGGCCAGCAGTGCCGCGGCCGCCAGGATGACGGCCAACGCGGCGATGGCCCAGCCCAGTGGTATGTCGGACATTGTCATGGCGCAGAACCAGCCTCGCTCTCGGCGGACGGGGCGGAGGCGTCGGCCGCCGCCCGGAGGAGGCCCATCATGGCGGATCGCCGGACTCCGGACGGGTGGTTTCGGGGCAAATACACTGAGGAGTGAAAGAACTGACGTTTCGTCAGCGATATCAGCAGATCGTATGACCGAAATCGGGGTCAGTTGCGGACCCGAGGGCAGCCGGCGCAGGGGGCCGTGGGGCTGACGGTGTAGAAGAGGCAGCAGCTCACCCGGGTGCGGGTGGGGCCGGTGGGGGTGCTGCGGAAGCCGGCGCCGCCGGTGAACGGCGCGGTGCGGCCCGGGAGCAGCGCGGACAGCGCGGCCACCGCGCGCGCCTCCTCGCCGAGCAGGCCGGCCGCGAACCAGAGCCCCTCGGTCAGCTCGTCGGTCGCCAGGCCCCACAACGGGCGGGAACCGCGCCGCAGTTGGGGGCCGAAGGCGGTGAACAGCGGGTCCAGCCGGTCGGCGAAGGCGGTGCGCAGGGCGAGGTCGAGCGCGGGCCGGTCGGGCAGCACCAGGGCGTCCGGGTGCTCGGCGGCCGGGTCGCCGGGCAGGCAGGCGAAGCGCAGCGGCCCGCCCGGGAGCAGGGCGAGCTCGGCCGGGCCGCCGCGCGCCGGGTGCCGGTGGGCGAGCTGCTCGGCGGTGGGCAGCGGCACCCGGGCGTCGAGCAGCCAGGGCAGGGTGAAGAAGAGGCCGAGCGGCCAGGCGACCCGGTGCAGCCAGAAGCCGGCGGCCACGTCCGGGCGGGGCGCGGCGCCGTGCCGCCGGGCGGTGCGGCGGGCCTCGGCGGCGAGCAGGCGCTCGCGCAGGGCGGGGGAGGCGAGCAGGCGGGGGGCGGTGGTCCAGCCGGCGCCGGGCCGCGTGCCGGTGAGGCGGATCCGCAGGTCGGGGAAGACGCGCCCGAACGCGCGGTAGGCGGCGGCGCACGGGTGGGGGCTGGTGGTGATCGCGCCGCGCACGGTCATGGGTGGTGCCCCCAGCATCTCGGCCGGGTGCTCGCGCGGGCCCGGTGCGGCTCACCTGGTCAGGTTAGCCTCACCTTAGCTGACGGGGCGTCGGTCCTCCCGTTCGCGTGACCCGTCCGGGTGGGAGCCGTCCGGGTGGGAGCCGTGACCGGGCGCGGGGGCACGCCGGGGTGCGCAGGGGTGTGGGGGCGTGCGGGTGGGCCCCTCCCCGGGCCGGGGAGGGGCCCACCCGCGGCGCGGTCAGCGCTGCCGGGGGATGCCCGGGCGGGGTCTGGGCTGGACCCCGCGGGGCGCGCCCGGCGGACCGCCGTTCGGTGCGCTGTCGCCGAGGCGGCCGACCAGCCACACCGGCACGCCGCCGAGCGACTGCACCAGCCGCCCGGCCTCGGCGCGCAGGCGCTCGGCCTCCTCGGGTTCGCTGACGTCGGCGAGCGAGGCCAGCGCCGGTGCCACGCCCACCATGAACCCGAGCTCCTCGCGCAGCCGCAGCGAGGCGGCGAACCCCTCGCGCGCCCTGACCCGGTCGCCGCCGGCCATCGCGAGCGCGGCCAGGTGGCGCCAGGTGGAGGAGGCGAGCAGGGTGTCGCCGTGCGCCAACGCGCCGTCGTGCGCCCGCCGGTAGGCGATCCAGGCGGCGGTCTGGTCGCGCAGCAGGTTCTCCGCGACCAGTCCGCGCCGGAAGTCCAGCAACGGGCGCGCGGCGGCGTTCGGTGCCAGCAGCGCGGAGGTCCGGCCGAGCGCCGCCTGGGCCTCGTCCAGCCGGTCGCGCGGTCCGAGCACGCTGCCCAGGTAGGCGAGGAAGCCGCGCGCGCAGGCGGCCTCCGCGCGCTGTTCGGTGCTGGTCACCGCGGCCTCGGCCAGGCGCAGCGCGGCCTCCGCCTCGGCCCAGTGATCAGCGGTGAACAGGCACTGTTCGATGAGGAGTTCGGCCCGGCACAGGGCGGTGCGCGGGTCCCGTTCGGCGGCCGGCGACAACTGGTCGGCGGCCTCCTGCCAGCAGGCCCGGGAGCGCAGCCGCCAGACCGTGCCGCTGGTGATCTCGTCGAGGTGGCCGCCCGTGCCCGGATGCAGTCCCCCGCCGTGCGGTGGCACACCGGGCGGCCCGCCTAGCCCGTTCCCCCTGGTGCCGTTTCCGCGCGTCCCCCCGCTCAGCGGGGCCGTTCCGTGCTCCGACAACGCCACCTCCTTGTGTGCGTGTCCCACGGTGCTGCGGTGTGCCACGGCGAGGCCGTGGCCTCGCAATTGAACACCTGGCCCGAGCTTGTGCACCAGATCACGAGCGCCACGGATTTTCGGCACAGGGGGGCGCACGACGGCGCACGGCGGCGGGCGGGGCGCGGCGAAGGGGTGGGAGCGGGGCGTAACGGGGAGCGGCGTCAGGAGGTCCAGCCGGTCTCCAGCAGGGCCTCGGCCGCGCCGTTCACCGGGTGCGGGACGCCGCCCTGGTCGAGGGTGAACAGGGCGACCAGCAACTGCTCGCCGCGGACCGTGGCCTGGTGCGAGTAGCCGGACATGGTGAACATCGCGGCCGCCACCTCCTCGGTGTGCAGGGTCTGCAACCAGAGGCACTCGACGGTGCGCAGGTCGGCCTGCTCGGGCCAGGTGTCCACCTGGGCCACCAGCCGGTCGCCCAGCAGGCCGATCGCCTCGCGCTCCTGACCCTCGGTCAGTTCCACGTCCCCGAAGCCCAGCCATTCGAGGTAGCGGGCGGCGGCCAGCACCGCGTCCTGCGAGCTGTGGATCGGGTGCGGGCGGAACGGCGGGCGGGTCTGCCGCCGCCCGCCCGGGACCCCGGGCGCCCCGCCCGGCTGGCCCGCCCGCGCCGGCGCGCCGGGCAGCTGGCCGCCCTCCGCGTAGACCGGGCCGGCGGGGGCCGGCCGGCTGCCCAGCGGGCGCGAGCCGTGCGCCGCGGGCCCGCCGGCGCGCGATCCGCGGTCCACGGGAAGCCGCACCGTGGCACCGCAGTTGCAGGTGAACTCGGGCTGCGGCCACTGGTCGGAACGCCCGCACTGTGGGCAGCGCATGCTCAGCCAGGAGTCCTCCCAGGAGCGGAACCGCACCTGCACCGGCACCCCGCCGCGCAGCAGCGGCACCTTCAGCGCCGCGCCGCACGGGCACGGGAAGGTGGGCGGCTCGTAGACGTGCTCGCGCCGGCAGGCCGGGCAGCGGATGGCCCGGGCGGCGGCCGGGTTGGTGGCCGCCTCGGGCAGGTCGGGGGGCGTGCCGGGGCCGGAGAAGTCGTCAGGCAGTTGGTGTCCGGTCACGGCGCGCACCGTCCGATCGGCTGGGGAGGGCGGGACGCCTCCCATCGTCCCCGATCAGACTGCGCGGTGGTGGCGATTAAGGGAATGATCAGGGCGAAATCAGGGTCAATTACGCGCGGGGGAGGAGCCGTCACGGTCCGCGAGCCGGACCGTCGACGGGTCGGCACCACTCGAACTGACGACGGGTCAGCCCAGCTGCCAGCGGGCCAGGTCCTCGGGGGTGTCCAGGTCGTCCGGCACCGCCACGTCGCCGCACTCGACCAGCAGCAGCTCGCTGCGGTGCGCCGCCAGCAGCGCGCGTGCGCCCGCGTCGCCCGTGGCGCCGGCCGCGGCCTCGGCGAAGTGCCGGGCGCCGATCAGCACCGGGTGCCCGCGCCGCCCCGCGTACCCCGCGGCGGCCAGTTCGGCGCCCGCGCGGTGCGCGGCCAGCAGCCGGGCGACCGCGGCCGGGGTGACCCCCGGGGTGTCCACCAGCGCGACCAGCACGGCGGGCGCGTCCGGCGGCAGCGCGGCGAGCCCGGTGCGCAGCGAGGACCCCATGCCCTCGGCCCAGTCGGGGTTGGCCAGCACCGTGCAGCCGGTCAGGTCGGCGGCGGCCGGCACCCGCTCGCGCTCGGCGCCGAGCACCACCAGCACCGGGCCGCAGCCGCCCTCGCGCACCGTGCGCACCGCGTGCTCCACCAGCGGGCGCCCGCGCAGCGGCAGCAGCGCCTTGGGCCGGCCGCCGAGCCGGCGGCCGCCGCCGGCGGCGAGCACCAGGGCGGGCACGGTCGGCGGCTCGACTTCGGTCATGCACCCACTCTGCCGTCTCCGGACACCCCGCCGCCTTGTGCGATTCACCAAGGCGGGCGCCCCGGCCTTGGACGAGGCCCGGTCCATCCGCCGCTGGATCTTTGCGGGCGGTCGGCTTCTACTTGCGGTCATGCACACCGTTCCCGTCCCGCTGACGGACCGCTTCGGCCGGGTCCACACCGATCTGCGGGTCTCCCTGACCGACCGCTGCAACCTGCGCTGCACCTACTGCATGCCCGCCGAGGGGCTGAACTGGCTCCCCAGGGCCGAGGTGCTGACGGACGACGAGATCGTCCGGCTGGTGCGGATCGCGGTGCGGCGGCTCGGGATCACCTCGGTGCGGCTGACCGGCGGCGAGCCGCTGCTGCGGCGCGGGCTGCCCGAGCTGGTGGGCCGGCTGGCCGCGCTCGGGCCGGAGCTCTCGCTGACCACCAACGGGATCGGGCTGGCCCGCACCGCGGTGGCGCTGCGCGAGGCCGGGCTGCGCCGGGTCAACGTCAGCCTGGACACGCTGCGCCGGGACCGGTACCAGGAGCTCACCCGCCGGGACCGGATCGACGACGTGTTCGCCGGCCTGGCCGCGGCCCGGGCGGCCGGGCTGGAGCCGGTCAAGGTGAACGCGGTGCCGGTGCGCGGGGTGAACGAGGACGAGGTCGTCGACCTGGTGGAGTTCTGCGCCGCGCACGGCTACCGGATGCGGTTCATCGAGTCGATGCCGCTGGACGCCCAGGGCGCCTGGGACCGGTCGGCGATGATCACCGCGGACGAGCTGCTGGCGGTGCTCGGCGCGCGCTGGGAGCTGGTGCCGCTGGAGCCGGCACCCGCGCCCGGCGGCGGGCGGCCGCCGGCCGAGGAGTTCCGGATCGCCGGGACGAGCACGGTGATCGGGGTGATCGCCTCGGTCACCCGGCCGTTCTGCGGCACCTGCGACCGGGTCCGGCTGACCGCCGACGGGCAGCTGCGCAACTGCCTGTTCGCCACCGAGGAGTCGGACCTGCGGGCGCTGCTGCGCTCCGGCGCGGACGACGACGCGATCGAGACCGCCTGGCGCCGCACCATCGACCGCAAGGGCCCCGGGCACGAGATCGGCTCGGCCGGCTTCACCCGCCCGGAGCGGCCGATGTCGGCGATCGGCGGTTGACGGAGGGTCAGGCTCCGCTGTGGGGACCCGGTGTGAGTTCGTGTGAAGACCTGGTGATATCTCTCATCCGGTGATCATCGCTCGCGCGCGCCTGACGCGCCGCATCCTGCCCGTCGTGCTGGGGGCCACCGTGCTGGCCGGCTGCAGCGGGTCCGGGGGGACCGGACACGCGAAGTCGGCCCCGCCGACCGTCGCGGCCAGCGCCTCGCCCACCGCCTCGCCCAGCCCCACCGCCACCCCGACCGGGGCCGACGACCCGGCGCTCAAGCCCTTCTACGGCCAGCAGATCGCCTGGGGCGCCTGCACCGACGACGGGTCCTACCCCAACGTCGACCTCAGCAAGTTCCAGTGCGCCACCGCCAAGGTGCCGCTCGACTACACGCACCCGGCCGGCGACACCGTCGACCTGGCCCTGGTGCGCCGTCAGGCCACCGGCAAGGACCAGCGGGTCGGCTCGCTCTTCGTCAACCCCGGCGGCCCCGGCGGCTCCGGCATCGAGGAGGTGCTGTACGGCGCGGACTCCGAGTTCAAGGGCCTGAGCGACCACTTCGACCTGATCGGCTTCGACCCGCGCGGCGTCGGCAAGTCCTCCCCGGTGCACTGCCTGGACGACGCCGGCCACGACCAGTGGTACACCCAGGACCACCCGGCGCAGAACAAGGGCAAGACCCTGGCCGACGGCTGCCAGGCGAACTCCGGCAAGCTGCTGCCCTTCGTCGGCACCGTCAACGTGGCCCGCGACCTGGACGTGCTGCGCGGCGCGGTCGGCGACCAGAAGCTCGACTACCTCGGCTTCTCCTACGGCACCTACCTCGGCACCAGCTACGCCGAGCAGTTCCCCGACCGCACCGGCCACCTGGTGCTGGACGGCGTGATGGACCCCTCGCAGACCCTGCTCGACTCCGACGTGCAGCAGATGGCCGGCTTCGAGGGCGTCTTCGAGCGCTGGGCCGCCGACTGCGTGACCCACTCGGACTGCCCGCTCGGCAAGGACCCGGGCACCGCCGCCAAGAAGGCCGCCGACTTCCTGGACGGCCTGGCCGCCAACCCGATGACCGCCAAGGACGGCCGGCAGCTCACCGCCTCCCAGGGCTGGACCGGCACGCTCTCCATGCTCTACGGCAGCAGCAAGTCCTGGGACAACCTGCGCCTGGGCCTGGGCTGGGCGATGCAGGGCAACAAGCCCGACTACATGCTCGACTTCGCCGACGGCTACAACGGCCGGGACGCCAAGGGCCACTACAGCAACATGCAGGACGCCTACGCGGCGATCACCTGCGCCGACTACGGGGCGGTGATGCCCACCGACGCGCAGGTCGACCAGGCGCTCCAGGACGACCAGCAGAAGTCGCCCTACCTGACCAAGCACTTCACCAAGGACGACCTGTTCGACCCGGACTGCCGCGCCTGGCCGTACCACCCGAGCACCCCGCCGCAGCCGATCAGCGCCCCCGGCGCCGCCCCGATCCTGGTGGTCGGCTCCACCGGCGACGACGCCACGCCGTACCCGTGGGCGCAGAAGGCCGCCGCCGCGCTGCCCGGCGCCGTGCTGCTCACCCGCGACGGCGACGGCCACACCGGCTACGGCAAGAGCGCCTGCATCAAGACCGCCGTCGACACCTTCCTGGTCAGCGGGACGATGCCGGCCGCGAACACGCACTGTCCGACGGACCAGTAGCCGCCTGCCGGGCGTCCAGGACGTCCTCGTACACGCGGACCTTGTAGCTGATCAGGTCGAGGCTGCGGCCCAACTCGCCGAGCTGCTCCCGGACCCGCTCCTGGTGGGTCCGGAGCAGCTCGATCCGCTGCTCCTCGTTGCCGTCCCCCTCGCGGGCCAGCTCCGTGTAGCGGCGGATCTCCGGCAGCGGCATCCCGGACCCGCGCAGCACCATGCACAGGTGCAGCCAGTTCACGTCGTGCTCGGTGTAGACCCGCCGCCCGCCCGGCAGCCGCCGCGGCGGTTCGGCGAGCACGCCCTCCTTCTCGTAGAAGCGCAGGGTGTGCACGCTGAGCCCGGTGCGTTCGGCCACCTGTCCGATCGTCAGATCCATGCCGGTGAGGATAGTCAGTACGGAACGGATGCCTCGATCCTGTACACGTCGCCGCCGGCCACCGTGACCAGGACCCCGGAGGCGGGCTGCCGGTAGCTGCGGTAGCGCGGCGCGTTGGCCGGCGACTGCGGCACCTCCAGCAGCGGGACCCCGCGCCGCGCCAGCAGTCGGTGCAGCTTGTCGAAGCGCAGCCGCGGGGCGAACCGGCCGTACCGGGCGCGCAGCGCCGGGTCGGGGATGGTCCGGTCCCGGCGGGCGAGCCGGTGCACCTGGAGGGAGATGTGGTGGCCCCGCCAGGGCTGCCGGGTGTCGGCGCGGTGCCAGTGGAACTCCGTCAGCCCGTAGTCGCGCCACATGGTCCGCCCGCCCTGGACGTTCTCGGCGAAGTCCGGCCCCAGCAGGGCGGTGACCCGCTCCGGGGAGTCGGTCGGGCGCGCGCCGAGCACGGTGCCGGTGGTGACGACGTCCAGGTAGAAGGCGAGCGAGTAAGGGGTCAACGGGGCTCCGCTACGGTTCCGGTGCGGCTGTCGTCCAGGGCGCCGTCGTCCAGGGCGGCGGCGCGCAGGGCGGCGGTCCGGCGGACCACGGGCTCGGGAGGACACTACCCCGGGCGGCCGAGGCGAGGGCCATCGCGGGCGGGACGGTGGTCAGCCCGAGGCCCGCCGCGACCAGGCGCAGCTTCGCCGGCCGGTCCCGGGTCGTTCGTCCGGTGCGGACCGCTGCACGTGCCCGCCGCCTGTGGGAGCTCTCCGAGGAACTGCTCGCGGCCGCCGGCTGAGCCGCTACTTGATCTAGAGCCGACTCAAGGTCATAGAGTCCGGGGCGAACGAACGGAACGGCCGGCTAGGGGGCACCACCATGCGTTACCGCACTTTGGGCAGGACCGGCATCGAGGTCAGCACGTACTGCCTGGGGACGATGATGTTCGGGTTCATCGGGAACCCGGACCACGAGGAGTGCGGACGGATCCTGCACACGGCGCTGGACGCCGGGATCAACTTCGTGGACACCGCCGACATGTACTCGGCGGGGGAGTCCGAGGAGATCGTCGGGAAGGCGCTCAAGGGGCGGCGGGACGAGGTGGTGCTGGCCACCAAGGTGCACTTCCAGATGGGGGGAGAGGGGCCGAACCGGAGCGGGAACTCGCGGCGGTGGATCACCAAGGCGGTGGAGGACAGCCTGCGGCGCCTGGACACCGAGTGGATCGACCTCTACCAGGTGCACCGGCCGGACCACACCACCGATGTCGAGGAGACCTTGGGGGTGCTCGGAGACCTGGTGAGCGCCGGGAAGATCCGGGCCTTCGGGCACTCGACCTTCCCCGCCGAGCAGATCGTCGAGGCGCAGTGGGTCAGCGAGCGGCGCGGGTTGCAGCGGTTCCGCACCGAGCAGCCGCCGTACTCGCTGATGGCGCGCGGGATCGAGTCCGCGGTGCTGCCGGTCTGCCGGCAGTACGGGATGGGCGTGCTGACGTGGAGTCCGCTGGCGAGCGGGTTCCTGACGGGCAAGTACCGGCAGGGGCAGTCGATCGACCTGACGCAGGGTCGGGCCAAGCTCCACCCCGGCCGGTTCGACCCGGAACTGGCGGTGAACCAGGGCAAGTTGGCGGCGGTCGAGGAGCTGGTGCTGCTGGCCGGGGAACTGGGCTGCACGCTGCCGGAGTTGGCGCTCGCGTTCCCGCTCGCGCACCCGGCCGTCACCTCGGTGATCATCGGCCCGCGCACGCCCGAGCAGCTGGCGGCGGCGCTGAAGGGGGCGGAGCTGGTGCTGGACGACGCGGCGTTGGACCGGATCGACGCGATCGTGCCGCCCGGGACGAACCTGTACCACCCGGACGGCGTCTGGAAGCACCCGGCGTTGGGCGACCCGGCCCGTCGGCGGCGGGCGGCGGGAGACAGGTCGGCCGCCTGACGGATCGTCAGACGGCCGACCTGTCCCCGGGGGAGGGTTCAGGAGGTGGGCTGGGTCAGGTCGTAGACCGTCGCGCCGCCAACGGTCTGCGCCTTGAAGTGCGAGCTCACCCAGGAGGCGATCGCGGAGCTGTCCGAGGAGCCGCCCATGCTCGCGCCGAAGCCGCCGCCACCGATGAAGTAGTGGACCTTGCCCTGCTGGACGAGCTGCTGGAAGCCGGCGAGCGAGAGGGACGGGTCGGAGCCGTTGAAGCCGCCGAGCGACATGATCGGGACCCGGGTGGCGAGCTGGTAGCTGGCCGCGTTCTGGGAGCCGACGGTCGCGGCGGCCCAGGTGTAGTGGGAGGCGCCGGTCTTCAGCAGGTCGGCGGCGGCCGGGCTGACCTTGGCGCCGTCGATCAGGCCGCCCATGCCGCCGGCTCCGCCGCCCATGCCGCCGGCTCCGCCGGCCGCGCCGCCGGGGAAGCCGCCCCGGCCGGCGCGCTCGCCGCCCTGGCCGCCGCCGAAGCCGGGGAAGCCGCCCTGGCCGCCGCCGGTGCCGCTGCCCGGGAACTGGCCGCGCCCGGGGAACTGGCCGCCGCCCTGGCCCCCGCCGGGGAAGCGGAAGCCGCCCCGGCCCGTGCCCTTGGCGCCGCCGCGAAGCCCGCCGCCCGCGCCACGCCCCTTGCCGCCGCCGAAGCCGCCCGGGAAGCCGCCGCCCGCCGGGCCGGCCGTCGGGATCGACCCGGTGTGCGCGGTGCCGACGGTGTCCACCGCGTAGGCCGTCGGCCCACCGAGCGCGGCGGCCAGGCCGACCACGCCCACCACGGCCGCCAGGCGCGCCGTGAGCCGCCCGGCCAGCAGCAGCGCCGCCGCCGCGGCCAGCCCGCCGATCAGCACCGCCCAGCGCAGCCAGGGCACGAAGCCGGAGCCGCGCCCCAGCAGCACGAAGGACCAGACCGCCGTGCTGCCCAGCACCACGGCCAGCACCGCCGCGTACGGCAGCCGGCGCCGGGCCCGCCAGAGCCCGTCCGCACCCATGCCGACCAGGGCGGCGATCGCCGGGGCCAGCGCCACCGTGTAGTACTGGTGGAAGATGCCGGACATGTAACTGAACGTCAGGGCGGTGCTGAGCAGCCAGCCGCCCCAGACCAGGAACGCGGTGCGGGCCGAGTCGGTGCGCGCGGCCCGCCGGGTGGCCCACAGGCCGACCAGCAGCAGGAGCAGCGCGGCCGGCAGCAGCCAGGCGATCTGCCCGCCCACGTCGGTGCCGAACATCCGGGTCAGCCCGGTGCTGCCCCACATGCCCCCGCCGCCGCCCCGGCCGCCCCCGCCGCCGGGCAGAGCACCGCCGGGCAGCCCGCCGGTCCGGGCGCCGCCGCCACCACCACCGCCGCCGACGCTGCCGGTCTCGTTGCCGGTGAGCCGGCCGAAGCCGTTGTAGCCGAAGGTGAGGGAGAGGAAGCTGTCGTCCTGCGAGCCGCCCACGTACGGGCGGTCGGCCTTGGGCACCAGCTGCACCACGGCCACCCACCAGCCCGCCGAGGCCACCAGCGCCAGCCCGGCCAGCAGCAGTTGGCGCACCCGGCGCCAGAAGCCGGTGGGCGCGACCACCAGGTAGACCAGGGCGAGCGCCGGCAGGATCAGGAAGGCCTGCAGCGTCTTGGTCAGGAAGCCGAAGCCGAACGCCACGCCCGCCAGCAGCACCCACCTGGTGCCCGCGGTCTCGGCCGCCCGCAGCACCGCATAGGCGGCGACGGTCATCAGCAGCGCGAGCAGCGCGTCCGGGTTGTTGAACCGGAACATCAGCGCGGCCACCGGGGTGAGCGCGAGCACCGCGCCGGCCAGCAGGCCGCCGAGCGGGCCGAAGCGGCGGCGCACGGCGGCGTACAGCACGCCGACCGTGGCCACGCCCATCAGCACCTCGGGCATCAGCACGCTGAACGAGCTCAGGCCGAAGACCCGGGCGGACAGCTCCATCGGCCACAGCGACATCGGCGGCTTGTCGACCGTGATGAAGTTGGCCGAGTCGGAGGAGCCGTAGAAGAACGCCTTCCAGCTCTGGGTGCCGGCCTGCACGGCGGCGGAGTAGAAGGAGTTGGCCCAGCCGGAGGCGGTGAGGTTCCAGGAGTAGAGGACGGCGGTGG of Kitasatospora viridis contains these proteins:
- a CDS encoding aldo/keto reductase, translated to MRYRTLGRTGIEVSTYCLGTMMFGFIGNPDHEECGRILHTALDAGINFVDTADMYSAGESEEIVGKALKGRRDEVVLATKVHFQMGGEGPNRSGNSRRWITKAVEDSLRRLDTEWIDLYQVHRPDHTTDVEETLGVLGDLVSAGKIRAFGHSTFPAEQIVEAQWVSERRGLQRFRTEQPPYSLMARGIESAVLPVCRQYGMGVLTWSPLASGFLTGKYRQGQSIDLTQGRAKLHPGRFDPELAVNQGKLAAVEELVLLAGELGCTLPELALAFPLAHPAVTSVIIGPRTPEQLAAALKGAELVLDDAALDRIDAIVPPGTNLYHPDGVWKHPALGDPARRRRAAGDRSAA
- a CDS encoding MerR family transcriptional regulator, which translates into the protein MDLTIGQVAERTGLSVHTLRFYEKEGVLAEPPRRLPGGRRVYTEHDVNWLHLCMVLRGSGMPLPEIRRYTELAREGDGNEEQRIELLRTHQERVREQLGELGRSLDLISYKVRVYEDVLDARQAATGPSDSACSRPASSR
- a CDS encoding iron-sulfur protein; translation: MTVRGAITTSPHPCAAAYRAFGRVFPDLRIRLTGTRPGAGWTTAPRLLASPALRERLLAAEARRTARRHGAAPRPDVAAGFWLHRVAWPLGLFFTLPWLLDARVPLPTAEQLAHRHPARGGPAELALLPGGPLRFACLPGDPAAEHPDALVLPDRPALDLALRTAFADRLDPLFTAFGPQLRRGSRPLWGLATDELTEGLWFAAGLLGEEARAVAALSALLPGRTAPFTGGAGFRSTPTGPTRTRVSCCLFYTVSPTAPCAGCPRVRN
- a CDS encoding DUF2637 domain-containing protein: MTMSDIPLGWAIAALAVILAAAALLAYLRNKGAVAARSGDNWERSEERRRRKESLYGGASYALLFVCAGVAAALSFHGLVGFGVQNLGLNGGWEYLVPFGLDGAAMFCSVLAVREASHGDAALGSRMLVWLFAGASAWFNWVHAPRGGGHNGAPQFFAGMSLSAAVLFDRALKQTRRAALREQGLVPRPLPQIRIVRWLRAPRETFAAWSLMLLENVRSLDEAVEEVRDTKREAARSRERQRLVSRRERAELRAISRQHGGWGRARAARQLEPGSTEPAIPPPPSPPVAEPAASAAALPARRAAIDLTPDDDTLTLPRLDSLEQKLKDLEQQFG
- a CDS encoding alpha/beta hydrolase yields the protein MIIARARLTRRILPVVLGATVLAGCSGSGGTGHAKSAPPTVAASASPTASPSPTATPTGADDPALKPFYGQQIAWGACTDDGSYPNVDLSKFQCATAKVPLDYTHPAGDTVDLALVRRQATGKDQRVGSLFVNPGGPGGSGIEEVLYGADSEFKGLSDHFDLIGFDPRGVGKSSPVHCLDDAGHDQWYTQDHPAQNKGKTLADGCQANSGKLLPFVGTVNVARDLDVLRGAVGDQKLDYLGFSYGTYLGTSYAEQFPDRTGHLVLDGVMDPSQTLLDSDVQQMAGFEGVFERWAADCVTHSDCPLGKDPGTAAKKAADFLDGLAANPMTAKDGRQLTASQGWTGTLSMLYGSSKSWDNLRLGLGWAMQGNKPDYMLDFADGYNGRDAKGHYSNMQDAYAAITCADYGAVMPTDAQVDQALQDDQQKSPYLTKHFTKDDLFDPDCRAWPYHPSTPPQPISAPGAAPILVVGSTGDDATPYPWAQKAAAALPGAVLLTRDGDGHTGYGKSACIKTAVDTFLVSGTMPAANTHCPTDQ
- the moaA gene encoding GTP 3',8-cyclase MoaA; the encoded protein is MHTVPVPLTDRFGRVHTDLRVSLTDRCNLRCTYCMPAEGLNWLPRAEVLTDDEIVRLVRIAVRRLGITSVRLTGGEPLLRRGLPELVGRLAALGPELSLTTNGIGLARTAVALREAGLRRVNVSLDTLRRDRYQELTRRDRIDDVFAGLAAARAAGLEPVKVNAVPVRGVNEDEVVDLVEFCAAHGYRMRFIESMPLDAQGAWDRSAMITADELLAVLGARWELVPLEPAPAPGGGRPPAEEFRIAGTSTVIGVIASVTRPFCGTCDRVRLTADGQLRNCLFATEESDLRALLRSGADDDAIETAWRRTIDRKGPGHEIGSAGFTRPERPMSAIGG
- a CDS encoding nucleotidyltransferase family protein, with translation MTEVEPPTVPALVLAAGGGRRLGGRPKALLPLRGRPLVEHAVRTVREGGCGPVLVVLGAERERVPAAADLTGCTVLANPDWAEGMGSSLRTGLAALPPDAPAVLVALVDTPGVTPAAVARLLAAHRAGAELAAAGYAGRRGHPVLIGARHFAEAAAGATGDAGARALLAAHRSELLLVECGDVAVPDDLDTPEDLARWQLG